In Colletotrichum higginsianum IMI 349063 chromosome 3, whole genome shotgun sequence, a genomic segment contains:
- a CDS encoding Serine incorporator, whose translation MGALLSLPLMAVPSIGTVIGFAASCCGAATCSAVCSACGKCGNSVATRIGYALILLVNSILSWIMLTPWAIEKLEHLMLDYVKIDCPNGQCYGWMAVHRFNFALGLFHLIFAGLLFGVTSSKNPRAAIQNGYWGPKVIVWLAFVVLSFLIPDEFFQFYGAYIARFGGMLFLILGLILLVDLAHNWAEYCLEQIEETDSKIWRTVLIGSTLGMYLASLAMTIVQYIFFAGSGCSMNQAAITINLLLWIGISFISVHPTVQEYNPKAGLAQGAMVAVYCTYLTMSAVSMEPDDKQCNPLVRAQGTRTTSVVIGAVVTMLTIAYTTTRAATQSLGLGSSGGIRLPEEDEHDLVTQQPSGHRQMRAEALRRAVEEGSLPADALLSDDESEAGNNHTHGDDERTRTQYNYTVFHIIFFLATTWIATLLTQSYDDQNADGNFAPVGRSYWASWVKIVSAWVCYAMYAWTLVAPVILPDRFDFS comes from the exons ATGGGGGCGTTGTTGTCTTTGCCGCTGATGGCGGTGCCCAGCATTGGCACG GTCATAGGGTTCGCTGCCAGTTGCTGCGGTGCAGCAACCTGCTCAGCTGTGTGCAGTGCTTGCGGGAAATGCGGCAACAG TGTTGCCACGCGTATTGGCTACGCCCTCATACTCCTTGTTAACTCGATTTTGTCCTGGATAATGCTCACTCCTTGGGCTATCGAGAAGCTCGAACACCTCATGCTTGACTATGTCAAGATCGACTGCCCCAACGGCCAGTGCTATGGCTGGATGGCTGTCCACCGCTTCAACTTCGCCCTTGGCCTCTTCCATCTTATCTTTgccggcctcctcttcggcgTCACGTCTTCCAAGAACCCGCGAGCCGCTATACAAAACGGATACTGGGGTCCCAAGGTCATCGTCTGGCTTGCTTTCGTTGTTCTCTCTTTCCTGATTCCGGACGAGTTCTTCCAGTTCTACGGCGCCTACATCGCCCGCTTTGGTGGAATGCtgttcctcatcctcggtcTCATCCTCCTTGTTGATCTGGCACACAACTGGGCCGAATATTGTCTCGAACAAATAGAGGAAACCGACTCAAAGATTTGGCGGACGGTGCTCATCGGCTCGACATTAGGCATGTACCTCGCCTCGCTTGCCATGACCATTGTCCAGTACATCTTCTTCGCTGGGTCCGGTTGCTCTATGAACCAGGCtgccatcaccatcaacctcctcctttgGATCGGTATTTCGTTCATCTCAGTTCACCCCACAGTCCAGGAGTACAATCCCAAGGCTGGACTGGCCCAGGGCGCCATGGTCGCTGTCTACTGCACGTATCTGACCATGTCCGCCGTCTCAATGGAGCCGGATGACAAACAATGTAACCCTCTTGTTCGCGCTCAGGGTACTCGGACGACCTCAGTTGTTATTGGCGCTGTTGTTACCATGCTGACCATTGCGTACACCACTACGAGGGCTGCCACGCAGAGTCTTGGACTAGGCTCCTCTGGCGGCATCCGACTtcccgaggaggacgagcaCGACCTTGTCACCCAGCAGCCCAGCGGCCACAGGCAGATGCGAGCCGAGGCGTTACGCCGCGCCGTCGAAGAGGGCAGCTTGCCGGCAGATGCTCTCTTGTCCGATGACGAGAGTGAGGCTGGCAACAACCACAcccatggcgacgatgagcgCACGAGGACCCAGTATAACTACACCGTCTTTCACATTATCTTCTTCCTGGCTACGACGTGGATCGCCACACTATTGACTCAGAGCTACGACGATCAGAACGCTGATGGCAACTTTGCTCCCGTCGGCCGATCCTACTGGGCCAGCTGGGTTAAGATCGTGAGCGCCTGGGTCTGCTACGCCATGTATGCCTGGACACTTGTGGCTCCGGTTATCCTTCCAGACCGCTTCGATTTTTCATGA
- a CDS encoding Cystathionine beta-lyase: protein MSTPPNNGAAAKSSNPLKRVDLDGHDLPPSPAPSSPRNGRRRYALATELVYTDSNDQYGASSIPIYQSATFKQTSATGGNEYDYTRSGNPTRTHLERHLAKIMNATRALAVGSGMGALDVITRLLRPGDEVITGDDLYGGTNRLLAYLSSNQGIIVHHVDTTNVENVRHVISDKTAMVLLETPTNPLIKIVDIPSIAKLVHDANDKALVIVDNTMLSPMLLNPLDIGADIVYESGTKYLSGHHDIMAGVIGVNDSAIGDKLFFTINATGCGLSPNDSFLLMRGIKTLAIRMEKQQANAQQIAEFLESHGFKVRYPGLKSHPQYDLHWSMARGAGAVLSFETGDAALSERIVEAAKLYSISVSFGCVNSLISMPCQMSHASIDAKTRKERQMPEDLIRLCVGIEDVTDLIEDLSRALVQAGAVNVTLEGFHATASTQ from the exons ATGTCTACACCGCCCAACAACGGAGCTGCGGCCAAGTCCAGCAATCCTCTGAAGCGGGTTGACCTCGACGGTCACGacctccctccatctcccgCGCCGTCCAGTCCTCGcaatggccgccgccgttaTGCCCTCGCCACCGAGCTGGTCTACACTGACAGCAACGACCAGTATGGCGCCTCGAGCATTCCCATCTATCAGTCCGCAACCTTCAAACAAACTTCTGCGACTGGTGGCAACGAATATGACTACACCAGATCCGGCAACCCGACCCGCACTCACCTCGAGCGTCACTTGGCTAAGATCATGAACGCTACCAGAGCCCTCGCCGTTGGTTCCGGTATGGGTGCTCTGGATGTCATTACTCGCCTGTTGCGCCCGGGTGACGAGGTCATCACTGGCGATGACCTGTACGGAGGCACTAACCGGCTACTTGCATACCTGTCTTCGAACCAGGGGATCATCGTTCACCATGTCGACACCACCAACGTCGAGAATGTTCGCCACGTTATTTCTGACAAGACGGCCATGGTTCTGCTCGAGACGCCGACGAACCCATTGATCAAGATTGTTGACATCCCCTCCATTGCCAAACTTGTGCATGACGCCAACGACAAAGCTTTGGTCATTGTGGACAACACCATGCTCTCGCCCATGCTCTTGAACCCCCTGGATATTGGTGCCGACATTGTGTATGAGTCGGGAACGAAGTATCTGTCTGGACACCACGACATCATGGCGGGCGTGATTGGCGTCAACGACTCAGCCATTGGAGATAAGCTCTTCTTCACCATTAACGCCACCGGATGCGGTCTTTCGCCCAATGACTCGTTTCTCCTTATGAGGGGCATCAAGACGCTGGCTATCCGCAtggagaagcagcaggcCAACGCCCAGCAGATCGCCGAATTCCTTGAGTCCCATGGGTTCAAGGTTCGTTATCCGGGACTCAAGTCCCACCCTCAATACGACCTGCACTGGTCCATGGCGcgtggcgccggcgccgttcTGTCCTTTGAGACTGGCGATGCCGCTCTTTCAGAGAGAATTGTCGAAGCTGCTAAGCTGTACAGCATTAGCGTGAGCTTCGGGTGTGTAAACAGCCTGATCAGTATGCCTTGCCAGATGAGCCATGCCAGCATCGACGCCAAAACCCGGAAGGAGAGGCAGATGCCGGAGGACCTCATCCGCCTCTGCGTGGGCATCGAGGATGTTACGGACTTGATCGAGGATCTCTCCCGAGCT CTCGTTCAGGCCGGAGCGGTCAACGTTACATTGGAAGGATTTCATGCTACCGCATCTACCCAGTAA